A window of the Melospiza melodia melodia isolate bMelMel2 chromosome 25, bMelMel2.pri, whole genome shotgun sequence genome harbors these coding sequences:
- the EFNA4 gene encoding ephrin-A4: MRPAPLLGLLLWAPLLWAPPVRGFRHGVHWNGSNPRFLRDDYSIQVAINDYLDIYCPHYEGAVPAGRAETFTLFMVDREGYRGCYETPGAFKRWECNRPRAPFGPVRFSEKIQRFTPFSLGFEFQPGETYYYISVPSPESAGRCLKLRVTVCCRGTTPEPVTEVPNSQPRGRGGPEDVAPARGTAVPWQPCSPCLTLVLLALLWI; encoded by the exons ATGCGCCccgcgccgctgctcgggctcctGCTCTGGGCGCCGCTGCTCTGGGCGCCGCCGGTGCGCGGCTTCCGCCACGGCGTCCACTGGAACGGCAGCAACCCCAG GTTCCTGCGGGACGACTACTCCATCCAGGTGGCCATCAATGACTACCTGGACATCTACTGCCCGCACTACGAGGGGGCCGTGCCCGCCGGCCGGGCTGAGACCTTCACGCTCTTCATGGTGGATCGGGAGGGTTATCGCGGCTGCTACGAGACCCCCGGCGCCTTCAAGCGCTGGGAGTGCAACCGGCCCCGAGCTCCCTTCGGGCCCGTCCGATTCTCCGAGAAAATCCAGCGTTTCACGCCCTTCTCACTCGGCTTCGAGTTCCAGCCGGGGGAGACCTACTATTACATCT ccgtgcccagccccgagagcgccGGGCGATGCCTGAAGCTGCGCGTCACCGTCTGCTGCCGAGGCACCA CGCCAGAGCCGGTGACGGAGGTGCCGAATTCGCAGCCCCGAGGGCGCGGGGGCCCCGAAG ATGTGGCTCCTGCCCGGGGCACCGCGGTGCCatggcagccctgcagcccttGCCTGACTCTcgtgctcctggccctgctctggaTCTGA